The following nucleotide sequence is from Bacillota bacterium.
GGACGAAGAACTTGCGGGAGAACGGCTCCAGGGGGAACCGGGTGAGCGGGTCAGTCTCATTTTCCGCCAGGATCTCACGCTTGCCGAGCTTGTCGATGACCATCTGGTGCTCGGACAGGCGCGAGGTCGCCGGGACCTCGACGACGAGGTCGTCGGTGACCAGTGTCCGGCAAGCCAGGACGTAGCCCTCGCGGCGGTACTTGGCCCCCAGGCTCCCTTGGCCGATCTGGGGCTTGCCCTCCTTGATCAGGACGGCGCACCGGCCGCAGCTGCCCTCGCCGCCGCAACCACTCCTGAGCTCCAGGCCGGCAATGGCGGCCGCCTGGTGCAGGTTGGTGCCGACGGGGACCTCGATGACGAGGTTGTCGGGGGTGAAGCGGACCTTGTACTTCCTCGACTTGTCGATCAAGGAAATCACGTCCTTGTAGGAATCGTGTTCTCTGACTCGACAGACTTGGTTGGCTCCAGGACGGCCGCGTCCTCTTCCGGTTGCCCCGGTGCTGCTAGGATGCGAACCTGGCCTTGGCAAAGCTTGGGATCCCCGCGGCCTCGCGCGGTCCGACGGCGACCTTCCAGCCCGATAGCTCGGTGAGCTTGCCGGAGAGGACGGCCACGTAGCCCGGGAGGACGCAGTTCCGGTGGTTGACCTTCTGCTCCAGGCCGGAGTTCTTGATGGCGTCGGAGATGCTCTCCGCCGAGAACTTGCCGGAAGCCCAGGAGGTCAGGACCGATGTGCCGTCGGTGTTCACCGGCAGGATGAAGGCCGGGATCTTCGAGGCGGCGACTTCGCCTTCCACCGTGTAGTAGGTCAGTGAGAAGTTGGTCGTGATGTAGACGGGCGAGTCGGGGGCGACCGCGCCGACCTCGTGGAGCTTTGGCTCCACCTGGATCGGCTTCTGCGGGTCGGTGTAGATGTTCTGCCGCCAGGTCAGGAGGGGCAGGATGTGGGCCTTCTCCGCCGTCTTGACCACGACGATGCCGGCGTACTTGCCCACGTAATAGTTGGCTTGAAGGATCTCGAGATACGGGTCGTCGGCCGACGGGAAGGCGATGGTCGGGTAACCCAGCGGGCGGAACTTCTTCTTGATCGACAGTCGCCGGATCTGGGTCAGGTCGGCCAGGACCCTGGACATCTCCCGGCTACCGGAGTCGATGACCAGGTCCTTGCAGCCGGCCGCGGCGGCCTTCTCGGCCAGAGCGGCCGCTTCCTCCAGGTTCTTCCCTCGGATGACCAGCGGGCAGGCGTGCTTCTTGGCCACTTCAAGCAGTTGGTCGAAGTTCCCGGCGGTGGCCGCGCAGAGGAGCGGCTTGGCCGCGGCGACACCGGCGGCCGCCTTGTCCATGGCCTCCGGGTCCTCGGTCATCAGGATCAGCGGGAACTTGGTGTTCGCGGCGACCTTATCGACGGCCGCCTTGAACTGATCGGCGCCGCCGCCCTCGTGCTTGACGGCGACCAGGTTGACCGTATAGTGCAGGCCGACCCGCTCGAAGTGAAGGTCGTTGATCTTGGCCAGCTTGGCCGCCAGGTCGCCCTCGGAGAGCTGGTCGGAGACCTCGACGGCCACGCCGGTTTCGTGGAAGAAGGTCTTGTCGTGGCGGAAGATGACCGTCTCGTCGCCCAGGGCCACGGCGACGTCGCCGGTCCCCACCTTGACCAGACGGATGGGCGGAGCCGAGGCCGCCCCGAGGGCTTCCTTGGCCGCGTCGGAGACGTAGGGGCAGGATTCGAGGGCCGCTTTGCCGGAAGCGAGGGCCATGGCGAAGGCCAGACAGGTCGGGGGTCCGCACTCTCCGCAGTTCTTCTTGGGCAGTTGTCTGTAGATGTCGAGACCGGTGAGACCCACTTCGGCTTGCTCCTCTCTATATGTGGTCTTGACGATCTGATGGGAGGGTTCGGGGCCGGGGATCGGGGCCGGGGATCGGGGTCCGGCGAGGTCACATGATCGGGGCCATGGTCAGGGCCGGGTGGCCCTTCTCTTCGAGGAACGGCAGGATCTGCTCGACCGTGGTCCCGACGGACTCGTCGGCGATCTTGTCGATGAAGTCCTCGCCGAGACCCGCCTCGTTGGCTCTGGCGACGAGGTCGTCGTGGAGGAAGTTCTTCAGTTCCTTCGGCATCCAGACGATCCGGCCGAGCCCGCCGTCGGCGGCGATGAACCGCCGGCTGATCAGGTAGGTCCGCCCGATCCCCATGAAGCCCGGGGTCTGCAACCCACCGCCGACCGTGCCGGCCAGGGTCGAGAAGGTCATCCCGCAGGGGGTCATCCCCTTGTGCTCGCGGGTGGTGATCATCAGCCCGTTGGCCTCGGGGAGGACCGCCATAATCGCCTCGAAGCAGCCGCACGAGGTCATCGGCTTGTCCATGAAGCTGTACAGATTGACCTCTTCGATGTTCCGGTTCGAGCCGACATAGACGGCCTCGTTGACGCTCTTCCACATCCCCTTGAGCGCGTCGAGGCACTCGCCCTTGGGAATGGGCTTGTTCGGGCCGGCCGGGTTGATCTCGAAGGAGGCCTTGCCGTCCAGCCAGGAGACCGCGCCGCAGAGGCCGACCCGCTCGGGGGCGACCACACAGAAGTGGTTCGGGGCGAAGGACTGGCAAAGGGTGCAGCTGTAAAACTCCTCGACCTTGTCGTCGGTCAGGCCGCGCATCCGGTCGTCGCGCGAGCGGTACTTGGCCCGAGCCTCGGCCAGCTTTTCATCGACGATCTTCGGGTCGGTGATGATGGTCACCTGGACCCGGTCGACGATGGCCGGGAACTCCGACTTGAACTTGGCGATCAGGATATCGCCGTAGTGCTTGAACTTGAAGCCCTTGGCCTTGGCTTCCTTGGACACGCGGAGCCAGCACAGGTCGCGCTGGGCGACGTGCCAGAGACCCTCGGCGTAGTTGACGAAGTAGTGGATCCGGCGCTCGAGGACCGACTCGAAGTCCTCCTGCATCTTGCGGCCGTAAATGTCGGCCACGATCCCCAGCGGCGAGGCGCCGCCCTCGGGGATCTCGTCGATCTCCGGCCCGACGACGGTGATCTTGCCGTCCTGGATCTCCTCCTGGCCGACCATCCGGACGAGCTCGAAGGCCGGGGCCTTGCCGCCGCCCATCTCCGCGGCGACGTCGGCCCGGCGGATGGTCTCGCCCTCGAAGGCGGGACCGAAGTTCAGCGGGATGTCGATCTTGATGTTGGTCAGCTTGATCCCGCGGAGTTCCATGGCGAAGGCGACCAGGTCATCGTAGTTGGGGTGCGACACCCACCAGTCGCTAAGCTGATCCTCCTTGGCGATCTCCTGGTCGGTGATGACCGGGAAGCCGAGGAAGATGGCCCCCATGTGGGCGGCGACCTTGACGTCGTCAATCTCGCCGAGCTGGATGACGAAGGCGCGAACCCGGCGGCGCTGATAATCGCGCATGTCCTCGCGCATCCCGGGCGGGATGCCGCCGAAGGCCAGGCCGGCCCGGAGGGCGAAGTTCACGGCGTGGACGACCTGGGTGAAGTTACCCAGCGGGAAGGCGATGTAGTCGATGCCGAGCTTGAGGTTCTCCTCGATGAGCTGTTCGATGATCTCGTCGGAGAGGAAGATCATCATCCCGGCGCCCATCAATTCGCTCACGATCTTGGCCGCGTCCTTCGAGGTCCGGGCCCTACCGACGAGGACCGCCTGGCCGGGGATGGTCCAGTCGACGAGCTTGATGCCGTAACGGCGGACGACCGGGTCGCCGAGGAAACCGGTCCACGGCTCGACCTTCGGTTCGTCCTCCTCCACGGTATGGACGGCCTCGATGATCTCGGCCGCGTAGAGGGTCGACTCGCCCCACAGGCGGGCGTTCTCGAAGGTCAGCGGCTCCTTGACCTGGGTCCGCATCCGGTTGAGGATGGGGACGAGGTCGCCCAGCTTCTGGACCTTCTCGCCGGAGAGGGCGGTGACCACGGGGAGGTAGTAGGCGGTATCGGGGTAGGCCACGGGGTGGTCCGCACCGTACAGCCGGATCGCCTTGTCCAGCAGGATTTCGGCGTACGAGAGGGCGATGATCGTCCCGTCGTAGGCCTTTTTGAACAGGTTCAGCGGAGCCGGGTGGTTCTCGTCGACGGCCCCCGCATAGATCCTTTCGAAGTCTTCAAGGGTTACAGGCATCGCCGTTCCTCCTTTCGCTCGGACCGCACCCGGCTCACCAGCTGGCGGCCAGCGGAGTGTTGAACCGCTTGGCCGCTTCGCGGTGGACGCCGAGCTTCCAGGTCCGGTACTTGAGGGCGTCGAGGAGCTTTGAGGCCGCCGCCTGCGAGTTCGTCTCGAAGATGAAGTACCCGCCGTAGACATCGTGGGCGATCTGGGTGGCCACGCCGTAGACCAGCTGCGAGCCCTCGATGTGGGGGATCACCCCGACGTGGGTCGGCAGGCCCATGGCCACCGCCCAGGAGCCGATGGAGACGGCCTTTTCGTGCATGGCCTCGGGGGCCGAGGCGACGAAGGGGACCTTCGGGACGTCCACGCCGAGCTCCTTGGCCATGAGCGTGCAGAGGTCGGCCGAGCGGGTGTTGTCGACGCAGGAGCCCTGGTGGAAGATGAGCGGCAGGCCGGTCGGCAGCTTGGCCGCCTCCTGGAGCCGCTTGAGGAACGACTTCAGACCGGGGCCGGCGTACTTCTCGACGGCCTCCTCATTGAGCAATCCGGCCTTGGCGAAAGCACCGGCGCCGCAGCCGGTGGCCAACATGAAGACGTCGTTCTTGGCCAACTCCTTGGCCACGGTCAGGTGCCCTTCATCCTGCGGCTGCTTCATGTTGTTGCAGCCGGCGAAGAGGCAGACGCCCTTGATCTCGCCCGCCTCGATGGCGTCGGTGAGGACCTTGACCGGATGTTCCGGGTCGACCGCGGCGAACAGCTCGATGAGGGCCTCGGTGGAGAAGCCGGCGATGACCTTGTTCTTCAGTTTAGGGATCGCGATCTTGGCCGGATCGCGCTGCTTGAAGCCCTCGATGGCCAGGCGGACCATCTCCTTGGCCGTCTCCAGGGCCTTCTCTTCCTTGAAGTCGACGTAGTGCGTGTTGGGGATCTTGGCCAATGGGTTGGTGGTGATGATCTTGGTGTGGAAGCATTCGGACAGGACCCGGATCGA
It contains:
- the acsC gene encoding acetyl-CoA decarbonylase/synthase complex subunit gamma → MGLTGLDIYRQLPKKNCGECGPPTCLAFAMALASGKAALESCPYVSDAAKEALGAASAPPIRLVKVGTGDVAVALGDETVIFRHDKTFFHETGVAVEVSDQLSEGDLAAKLAKINDLHFERVGLHYTVNLVAVKHEGGGADQFKAAVDKVAANTKFPLILMTEDPEAMDKAAAGVAAAKPLLCAATAGNFDQLLEVAKKHACPLVIRGKNLEEAAALAEKAAAAGCKDLVIDSGSREMSRVLADLTQIRRLSIKKKFRPLGYPTIAFPSADDPYLEILQANYYVGKYAGIVVVKTAEKAHILPLLTWRQNIYTDPQKPIQVEPKLHEVGAVAPDSPVYITTNFSLTYYTVEGEVAASKIPAFILPVNTDGTSVLTSWASGKFSAESISDAIKNSGLEQKVNHRNCVLPGYVAVLSGKLTELSGWKVAVGPREAAGIPSFAKARFAS
- the acsB gene encoding acetyl-CoA decarbonylase/synthase complex subunit alpha/beta codes for the protein MPVTLEDFERIYAGAVDENHPAPLNLFKKAYDGTIIALSYAEILLDKAIRLYGADHPVAYPDTAYYLPVVTALSGEKVQKLGDLVPILNRMRTQVKEPLTFENARLWGESTLYAAEIIEAVHTVEEDEPKVEPWTGFLGDPVVRRYGIKLVDWTIPGQAVLVGRARTSKDAAKIVSELMGAGMMIFLSDEIIEQLIEENLKLGIDYIAFPLGNFTQVVHAVNFALRAGLAFGGIPPGMREDMRDYQRRRVRAFVIQLGEIDDVKVAAHMGAIFLGFPVITDQEIAKEDQLSDWWVSHPNYDDLVAFAMELRGIKLTNIKIDIPLNFGPAFEGETIRRADVAAEMGGGKAPAFELVRMVGQEEIQDGKITVVGPEIDEIPEGGASPLGIVADIYGRKMQEDFESVLERRIHYFVNYAEGLWHVAQRDLCWLRVSKEAKAKGFKFKHYGDILIAKFKSEFPAIVDRVQVTIITDPKIVDEKLAEARAKYRSRDDRMRGLTDDKVEEFYSCTLCQSFAPNHFCVVAPERVGLCGAVSWLDGKASFEINPAGPNKPIPKGECLDALKGMWKSVNEAVYVGSNRNIEEVNLYSFMDKPMTSCGCFEAIMAVLPEANGLMITTREHKGMTPCGMTFSTLAGTVGGGLQTPGFMGIGRTYLISRRFIAADGGLGRIVWMPKELKNFLHDDLVARANEAGLGEDFIDKIADESVGTTVEQILPFLEEKGHPALTMAPIM